From the genome of Naumannella halotolerans, one region includes:
- a CDS encoding RDD family protein has product MSDIPVGRPPAPPGRHAAPAGWYPDPLDPRRTRYWDGWQWSRETREDKSAAGQPGAGSQPGQPGQWGNPPQGQQHYGQQGYGQPGPGQNPYGQNPYGQNSYGQNPWAQPAASGKELLTADGRPLASWWARFAAWLLDMVMITVLSVLFSLPVWQRLAGVVADYYAASLAAVEQGQNPPPTPDPTTILSATDQLWSTAAVIGAAIGLHLVFLLWKGATPGQLLLGIRPVQTDGSPKLTGRAVAMRTLFRGVFPQLGWLMLVALVDGLTAAFNPRRQSWHDRLSETQVIRRR; this is encoded by the coding sequence GTGAGTGACATTCCCGTCGGCCGCCCGCCCGCACCGCCCGGACGCCATGCCGCGCCCGCCGGCTGGTACCCCGATCCGCTGGACCCCCGACGTACCCGGTACTGGGACGGGTGGCAGTGGAGCCGGGAGACCCGCGAGGACAAATCGGCTGCCGGGCAACCAGGCGCCGGCAGCCAGCCCGGACAGCCGGGGCAGTGGGGGAACCCACCCCAGGGCCAACAGCACTACGGGCAGCAGGGGTACGGGCAGCCCGGCCCGGGCCAGAACCCGTATGGCCAGAACCCGTATGGTCAGAACTCGTATGGCCAGAATCCCTGGGCGCAGCCGGCGGCCTCGGGCAAGGAATTGCTGACTGCCGACGGACGTCCGCTCGCCTCGTGGTGGGCCCGGTTCGCGGCCTGGTTGCTTGACATGGTGATGATCACGGTGCTGTCGGTGCTGTTCAGCCTGCCGGTGTGGCAGCGGCTGGCCGGGGTGGTCGCCGACTACTACGCCGCCTCCCTGGCCGCGGTCGAGCAGGGTCAGAACCCGCCGCCGACCCCGGACCCGACGACGATCCTGTCGGCCACCGACCAGTTGTGGTCCACTGCGGCCGTGATCGGCGCGGCCATTGGACTGCACCTGGTGTTCCTGCTCTGGAAGGGCGCCACCCCGGGCCAGCTGCTGCTGGGCATCCGACCGGTGCAGACCGACGGATCACCGAAGTTGACCGGCCGCGCGGTCGCCATGCGTACCCTCTTCCGCGGTGTCTTCCCCCAGCTCGGCTGGCTGATGCTGGTCGCGCTGGTCGACGGGCTGACCGCCGCCTTCAATCCGCGGAGACAGTCCTGGCATGACCGGCTCTCGGAGACCCAGGTGATTCGCCGCCGCTGA
- a CDS encoding serine/threonine-protein kinase, translated as MEQIGRYRLVARLGAGSFATVWQGHDDQLDVPVAIKVLAENWSSREDVRNRFMSEARLMRRIQDSRVIRVYDVGTLQDGRPYFVMDYCDSGSLDQWRRELRPPAQAIRAAAQACRALQVLHDHHVVHRDVTPGNLLLDSSSDGSLVVRLADLGVAKSMLDDLGSTMTAGTPSYMALEQATGGNFDHRADIYAMGCVTYALLTGAPPFRVRNLPDLLNRQEGQHPEALAGRLGVPAELDELLRRALSRAPQGRPASAKAMADQLDRIAGAIEAGGTEPGRTSIAFTHLRTPAPAWPTMPSDDEDAALTRRQPAPRRAAEPPSPASSATPAGQPSADRPAASVPPPQQPVGPISGGRSATPVPTPNPARHPGPLPPAAGWTPPRGYGQPQGSSPAPHRYGEHPAPTPQWPGQMVNDWSYLPPERTPTPSGRGAGFWWIIAVAAFLILMIVVWVIFQLT; from the coding sequence ATGGAACAGATCGGACGCTACCGGCTCGTCGCGCGCCTCGGCGCGGGCTCCTTCGCCACCGTGTGGCAGGGGCACGACGACCAGCTCGACGTACCGGTGGCGATCAAGGTGCTGGCGGAGAACTGGTCCTCCCGGGAGGACGTCCGGAACCGCTTCATGTCCGAGGCCCGGCTGATGCGTCGGATCCAGGACAGCCGGGTGATCCGCGTCTACGACGTCGGAACCCTGCAGGACGGCCGACCGTACTTCGTCATGGACTACTGCGATTCCGGTTCGCTGGATCAGTGGCGCCGAGAACTGCGCCCACCGGCGCAGGCGATCCGGGCCGCGGCCCAGGCTTGTCGCGCCCTGCAGGTGCTGCACGACCATCACGTGGTGCACCGGGATGTCACCCCGGGCAATCTGTTGTTGGATTCGAGTTCGGACGGTTCGTTGGTGGTCCGACTGGCCGACCTGGGCGTGGCGAAGTCGATGCTGGACGACCTGGGCAGCACGATGACCGCGGGCACACCGTCCTACATGGCGCTGGAACAGGCCACCGGAGGCAACTTCGACCACCGGGCCGACATCTATGCCATGGGCTGCGTCACCTACGCGCTGCTCACCGGGGCGCCACCGTTCCGGGTACGCAACCTGCCCGATCTGCTCAACCGCCAGGAGGGACAGCACCCCGAGGCGCTGGCCGGCCGGCTCGGGGTTCCCGCCGAACTGGATGAACTGCTGCGTCGGGCATTGTCGAGGGCACCGCAGGGACGTCCGGCCTCGGCCAAGGCGATGGCCGACCAGCTCGACCGGATCGCCGGTGCGATCGAGGCCGGTGGCACCGAACCGGGCCGGACCTCGATCGCCTTCACCCACTTGCGCACCCCCGCCCCGGCCTGGCCGACGATGCCGAGCGACGACGAGGATGCCGCCCTCACCCGGCGACAACCAGCTCCCCGTCGCGCCGCCGAGCCACCGTCCCCGGCCAGTTCAGCGACACCGGCCGGCCAGCCCTCCGCGGATCGTCCGGCCGCCTCGGTACCGCCCCCGCAACAACCGGTCGGACCGATCTCCGGTGGCCGATCGGCCACGCCGGTACCGACCCCGAACCCGGCCCGACATCCGGGCCCGCTGCCGCCTGCAGCCGGATGGACCCCGCCCCGGGGCTACGGGCAACCGCAGGGATCGTCACCGGCACCGCACCGGTACGGCGAGCACCCCGCCCCGACCCCGCAGTGGCCGGGGCAGATGGTGAACGACTGGAGCTACCTGCCGCCGGAACGGACGCCTACCCCCAGTGGTCGCGGTGCAGGCTTCTGGTGGATCATCGCGGTCGCGGCGTTCCTCATCCTGATGATCGTCGTCTGGGTGATCTTCCAGCTCACCTGA
- a CDS encoding transglutaminase-like domain-containing protein encodes MKREVHSRIVCQVTAEADNVVSISVTDTDLLTSEELTVTVDGTPVEPTELTDVHGTRLHRVITPPGELVIAYSAVAEGQSAPAPSEDVDLIRYMRPSRYCPSDVLAPVASGLFGEKSGIELVQAVREWVNNHLSYISGSSGPTDDAVDTYLRRAGVCRDYAHLCITLLRARETPARLAAVYAPGLSPMDFHAVVEAHVDGRWQLIDATNLAPRESMLRIATGRDAADTAFLTTNSGGLFLNELKVTAVADELPTEDPSQLVQLR; translated from the coding sequence ATGAAACGCGAAGTTCACTCCAGGATCGTCTGCCAGGTCACCGCCGAGGCGGACAACGTCGTGTCGATCAGTGTCACCGACACCGACCTGTTGACCTCGGAGGAGCTGACCGTCACCGTCGACGGCACGCCGGTCGAACCGACCGAGCTGACCGATGTCCACGGCACCCGGTTGCACCGGGTGATCACCCCTCCCGGTGAACTGGTGATCGCCTACTCCGCCGTCGCCGAGGGACAATCGGCGCCGGCCCCGTCGGAGGATGTGGACCTGATCCGCTACATGCGGCCGAGCCGCTACTGCCCGTCGGATGTGCTGGCTCCGGTCGCCTCCGGCCTGTTCGGCGAGAAGTCGGGGATCGAACTGGTGCAGGCGGTACGCGAATGGGTGAACAACCACCTGTCCTACATCAGCGGCTCCTCCGGCCCGACCGACGATGCAGTCGACACCTATCTGCGGCGGGCCGGTGTCTGCCGCGACTACGCCCACCTGTGCATCACCCTGCTCCGGGCCCGGGAGACTCCGGCCCGACTCGCCGCGGTCTATGCCCCGGGCCTGTCGCCGATGGACTTCCATGCCGTGGTCGAGGCCCATGTCGACGGTCGGTGGCAGCTGATCGACGCCACGAACCTGGCGCCGCGGGAGTCGATGCTGCGGATCGCCACCGGCCGCGATGCCGCCGACACCGCCTTCCTGACCACCAATTCCGGCGGATTGTTCCTGAACGAGCTGAAGGTCACCGCGGTGGCCGACGAGCTGCCGACCGAGGACCCGTCACAACTGGTGCAGCTGCGCTGA
- a CDS encoding DEAD/DEAH box helicase produces MANADRLPPAFPDRAAWGTVKQLRAWQQAALNRYREDEPKDFLAVATPGAGKTSFALTVAAELLNRRIVNRVIVVAPTEHLKTQWAQAAARVGIQIDPNFGTRQGPSSADFQGYALTYAGVAANPLALRIRTEQNNTLVILDEIHHAGDARSWGEAVREAFEPARRRLALTGTPFRSDANPIPFVRYEPDGTGALRSRADYSYGYGPALSDGIVRPVLFMAYGGDMQWRTKAGEELAARLGGPLTKDLTAQALRTALDPGGAWIPAVLRAANTRLTEVRSGVPDAGGLVIANDQSHARAYAKILQQITGEPPTLVLSDEPGSSKRITEFAESEDRWMVAVRMVSEGVDVPRLAVGVYATATLTPLFFAQAVGRFVRARSRGETASVFLPSIAPLLSLAAGLETERDHALKPKTPEDEAALLAEAQQEKSEPDLVEGTFTALASEADFEKVVFDGGEFGLQTMSGSDEERDYLGLPGLLEPDQVKDLLRRRQAAQVERSESARAQSAAGAPERPRAAHEDLRELRKQLNTLVAAWHHRSGKPHGVIHNELREACGGPAAVAATGEQLTERIERIRSWATRG; encoded by the coding sequence ATTGCGAACGCCGATCGACTTCCCCCGGCCTTCCCCGACCGGGCCGCCTGGGGCACCGTCAAGCAGCTGCGGGCGTGGCAGCAGGCCGCGCTGAACCGCTACCGCGAGGATGAGCCGAAGGATTTCCTGGCCGTGGCGACGCCGGGTGCGGGCAAGACCTCATTCGCCCTGACCGTGGCCGCGGAGTTGCTCAACCGGCGGATCGTGAACCGGGTGATCGTGGTCGCGCCGACCGAGCACCTGAAGACCCAGTGGGCGCAGGCCGCGGCCCGGGTGGGGATTCAGATCGATCCGAACTTCGGCACTCGACAAGGACCCAGCTCCGCCGATTTCCAAGGCTACGCCCTGACCTATGCCGGGGTGGCGGCCAACCCGCTGGCGCTGCGCATCCGTACCGAACAGAACAACACCTTGGTGATCCTCGACGAGATCCACCACGCCGGTGATGCGCGCAGCTGGGGTGAGGCGGTGCGGGAGGCCTTCGAACCCGCCCGGCGGCGACTGGCGTTGACCGGCACCCCGTTCCGTTCCGATGCCAACCCGATCCCCTTCGTCCGCTACGAACCCGACGGCACCGGCGCACTGCGCTCCCGGGCCGACTACTCCTACGGGTACGGCCCGGCGCTCAGTGACGGCATCGTCCGGCCAGTGCTATTCATGGCCTACGGCGGTGACATGCAGTGGCGGACCAAGGCGGGCGAGGAACTCGCTGCCCGGCTCGGGGGACCGCTGACCAAGGACCTGACCGCCCAGGCCCTGCGGACGGCGTTGGATCCCGGCGGTGCCTGGATCCCGGCCGTGCTCCGGGCGGCCAACACCCGGCTCACCGAGGTACGTTCCGGCGTACCCGATGCCGGCGGGTTGGTGATCGCCAACGACCAGAGCCACGCCCGGGCCTATGCCAAGATCCTGCAGCAGATCACCGGTGAGCCACCCACCCTGGTGTTGTCCGACGAACCGGGATCGAGCAAGCGGATCACCGAGTTCGCCGAGTCCGAGGACCGCTGGATGGTCGCGGTACGGATGGTCTCCGAGGGTGTCGACGTGCCTCGGCTGGCGGTCGGCGTCTACGCCACCGCCACCTTGACCCCGCTGTTCTTCGCCCAGGCCGTCGGCCGGTTCGTCCGCGCCCGCTCCCGTGGGGAGACCGCTTCGGTGTTCCTGCCGAGCATCGCCCCGTTGCTGTCGTTGGCCGCCGGCCTGGAGACCGAGCGGGACCACGCGCTGAAACCGAAGACTCCCGAGGACGAGGCGGCGCTGCTGGCCGAGGCGCAGCAGGAGAAGTCCGAGCCGGACCTGGTCGAGGGGACGTTCACCGCCCTGGCCAGTGAGGCCGATTTCGAGAAGGTCGTCTTCGACGGCGGCGAGTTCGGGCTGCAGACGATGTCGGGCAGTGATGAGGAACGTGACTACCTCGGGCTGCCCGGGCTGCTGGAACCGGATCAGGTGAAGGATCTGCTGCGGCGCCGACAGGCCGCCCAGGTGGAACGTTCGGAATCGGCCCGGGCGCAGTCGGCCGCCGGTGCTCCGGAGCGGCCACGGGCCGCCCACGAGGACCTGCGCGAGCTGCGCAAGCAGTTGAACACGCTGGTGGCCGCCTGGCACCACCGCAGCGGGAAACCTCACGGGGTGATCCACAACGAGCTGCGGGAGGCCTGCGGTGGTCCGGCGGCCGTGGCGGCGACCGGGGAACAGCTGACCGAACGGATCGAGCGGATCCGGTCCTGGGCGACCCGCGGCTGA
- a CDS encoding heme oxygenase (biliverdin-producing) — translation MTSPITTEPGAPLAPLSTTLRVRTRAEHERAESRPFIAALMNGELHTGAYIDLAVQHAAIYRALEAGGHGLRTDPRLGALVRPELLRTERVEADLTDLVGPDWRERTSLTEATRRYVDRLDEVAATPTGYLAHAYTRYLGDLSGGQVVRTMLRRHYGLAPEVLRFYDFEVDKPKPYKDGYREAMDQVTLSSEEYAAVVDEATVAFDLNSAVFADLGLRHLAA, via the coding sequence ATGACCAGCCCGATCACGACCGAACCCGGTGCTCCGCTGGCACCGTTGTCGACGACCCTGCGGGTACGTACCCGCGCCGAACACGAACGCGCCGAATCCCGACCGTTCATCGCCGCACTGATGAACGGCGAACTGCACACCGGCGCCTACATCGACCTGGCGGTCCAACATGCGGCGATCTACCGCGCGCTGGAGGCCGGCGGCCATGGGCTTCGTACCGATCCCCGACTCGGCGCCCTGGTCCGACCGGAACTGTTGCGCACCGAACGGGTGGAGGCCGACCTGACCGACCTGGTCGGGCCGGACTGGCGCGAGCGTACCTCGCTGACCGAGGCCACCCGGCGCTACGTCGACCGGTTGGACGAGGTGGCGGCCACGCCGACCGGTTATCTGGCCCATGCCTACACCCGCTACCTGGGCGACCTGTCGGGTGGACAGGTGGTGCGCACGATGTTGCGACGCCACTACGGGCTGGCACCGGAGGTGCTGCGGTTCTACGACTTCGAGGTCGACAAGCCGAAGCCGTACAAGGACGGCTACCGCGAGGCCATGGACCAGGTCACGCTGAGCAGCGAGGAGTACGCCGCGGTGGTGGACGAAGCGACGGTCGCCTTCGACCTGAACTCAGCCGTCTTCGCTGATCTGGGCCTTCGGCACCTGGCCGCGTGA
- a CDS encoding TetR/AcrR family transcriptional regulator translates to MPKIEGGSVADHRQRVRRRLIAALRDLLAEKPFGAISYAELARRSGIGRSAIYNHFPDRERLLAALAEDESETATIDLGIRVDPADDPREQLAAYVAARLQHRQETASTGSVPIGSNPSGRHELLGRILQQGITSGVFRPQDLAVTVPMIDAAIDAAPELTDGLAEAQRLVVNAAGARWPSLVGASRGQVPKAQISEDG, encoded by the coding sequence GTGCCGAAGATCGAAGGAGGGAGCGTTGCCGACCACCGGCAGCGGGTCCGTCGCCGACTGATCGCGGCATTGCGCGACCTGCTGGCGGAGAAACCCTTCGGGGCGATCAGCTACGCCGAGCTGGCGCGCCGCAGCGGGATCGGCCGGTCGGCGATCTACAACCACTTCCCCGATCGTGAGCGGCTGCTGGCGGCCCTGGCCGAGGACGAGTCGGAAACCGCGACGATCGACCTCGGCATTCGGGTGGACCCGGCCGACGATCCACGCGAGCAGCTCGCCGCCTATGTCGCGGCCCGGCTGCAGCACCGCCAGGAGACCGCCTCGACCGGCTCGGTACCGATCGGCAGCAACCCCTCGGGCAGACACGAGTTGTTGGGCCGGATCCTGCAGCAGGGGATCACCTCCGGGGTGTTCCGGCCGCAGGATCTGGCGGTGACCGTACCGATGATCGATGCCGCCATCGATGCCGCACCGGAACTGACCGACGGGCTCGCCGAGGCCCAGCGGCTGGTGGTCAATGCCGCCGGTGCCCGCTGGCCCTCGCTGGTCGGCGCCTCACGCGGCCAGGTGCCGAAGGCCCAGATCAGCGAAGACGGCTGA
- a CDS encoding MFS transporter, with the protein MTESSPSAAADQRRTVVPTPAMVGGIVIGVFGAAFENIAVATAMPRAAEDLGGLGAYAWSFTLFIIGQLMGTAVAGRLADRIGPVRPMYAGMAVFVVGLLVAGFAFSWPQLLLGRWIQGLGAGAMFVSLTVIVARIFNPTHRAQVMAWMSAAWVVPAFVGPPIAGALAERASWHWVFFSVVPLVLAAGLLVRPIVSGVSRDGLLDGSSADTDPVPLWAPVVAAVGAIGLQAAGQLFATDRLWWAVAAALIGVVALLIALPPMMPAGFLRFRRGLSSTVWCRLLFPGAFFGAEAFVPLMLVQTRGMGLSLAGAVLSIGAVGWAIGAWLQSQSWVRVRRDRLILAGVLAVFTAIALAAVPAWLSWVPGWVLAIAWSIGGLGMGLAVATTSLVVMALSPDNQQGRNAASLQIGEGIGYAVFAGIAGSIFSSLQIAADSQLGFGTVITAMAVVAMLAIPFALRIGAVRDQPA; encoded by the coding sequence ATGACGGAGAGTTCCCCCAGCGCCGCCGCCGACCAGCGGCGCACCGTCGTTCCCACCCCGGCGATGGTCGGCGGCATCGTCATCGGTGTCTTCGGCGCCGCCTTCGAGAACATCGCGGTCGCCACCGCGATGCCGCGCGCGGCCGAGGACCTCGGTGGACTGGGCGCCTATGCCTGGTCGTTCACCTTGTTCATCATCGGCCAGTTGATGGGTACCGCGGTCGCCGGCCGGCTGGCCGACCGGATCGGCCCGGTCCGGCCGATGTATGCCGGGATGGCGGTCTTCGTGGTCGGACTGCTGGTCGCCGGGTTCGCGTTCAGCTGGCCGCAGCTGCTGCTCGGCCGGTGGATCCAGGGCCTCGGTGCGGGTGCGATGTTCGTCAGCCTGACGGTGATCGTCGCCCGGATCTTCAACCCCACCCACCGCGCGCAGGTGATGGCCTGGATGTCGGCGGCCTGGGTGGTGCCGGCCTTCGTCGGCCCGCCGATCGCCGGCGCGCTGGCCGAACGCGCCTCCTGGCACTGGGTCTTCTTCAGCGTGGTCCCGCTGGTGCTCGCCGCTGGTCTGCTGGTGCGGCCGATCGTCTCCGGGGTCAGCCGGGACGGCCTGCTCGACGGGTCGTCCGCCGACACCGATCCGGTGCCCTTGTGGGCACCCGTGGTCGCTGCGGTCGGCGCGATCGGTCTGCAGGCGGCGGGTCAGTTGTTCGCCACCGACCGGCTCTGGTGGGCGGTGGCCGCAGCGCTGATCGGTGTGGTCGCCCTGCTGATCGCGCTGCCGCCGATGATGCCGGCCGGATTCCTCCGTTTCCGGCGCGGATTGTCCTCCACGGTCTGGTGCCGGTTGCTGTTTCCCGGCGCCTTCTTCGGGGCCGAGGCGTTCGTACCGCTGATGCTGGTACAGACCCGGGGGATGGGCCTCAGCCTGGCCGGAGCGGTGCTCAGCATCGGCGCGGTGGGCTGGGCCATCGGTGCCTGGTTGCAGTCGCAGTCGTGGGTCCGGGTCCGGCGCGACCGGTTGATCCTGGCCGGGGTGCTGGCGGTCTTCACCGCGATCGCCTTGGCAGCCGTTCCGGCCTGGCTGTCCTGGGTTCCCGGCTGGGTGCTCGCGATCGCCTGGTCCATCGGTGGCCTGGGCATGGGGCTGGCGGTGGCCACCACCAGCCTGGTCGTGATGGCGCTGTCCCCGGACAACCAGCAGGGCCGCAACGCGGCGTCGTTGCAGATCGGCGAGGGCATCGGGTACGCGGTGTTCGCCGGTATCGCCGGATCGATCTTCAGCAGTCTGCAGATCGCTGCTGATTCCCAACTCGGTTTCGGCACCGTGATCACGGCCATGGCCGTGGTCGCGATGCTGGCGATCCCGTTCGCCCTGCGGATCGGCGCGGTACGAGATCAGCCCGCCTGA
- a CDS encoding DUF3039 domain-containing protein has product MTQMSPGADTILDERTDTTPSEPGDHERLSHYVAKDKLTEAMVMGTPVIALCGKVWVPSRNPEKFPVCPDCKKIWEEMRPGDDDGE; this is encoded by the coding sequence ATGACCCAGATGAGCCCCGGCGCCGACACGATCCTCGACGAACGGACCGACACCACCCCGTCGGAACCTGGCGATCACGAGCGGCTTTCGCACTATGTGGCGAAGGACAAGCTCACCGAGGCGATGGTCATGGGTACGCCGGTGATCGCGCTCTGCGGCAAGGTCTGGGTACCGAGCCGGAACCCGGAGAAGTTCCCGGTCTGCCCCGACTGCAAGAAGATCTGGGAAGAGATGCGGCCCGGGGACGACGACGGCGAGTGA
- the ahcY gene encoding adenosylhomocysteinase — MSSNPRTTPDFGVADLSLAEFGRKEITLAEHEMPGLMAMRERYAAEQPLAGARIAGSLHMTVQTAVLIETLTALGAKVRWASCNIFSTQDHAAAAVAVGDGTVDEPAGVPVFAWKGETLGEYWWCTEQILDWPGGELPTMILDDGGDATLLVHRAVEYTKAGAVPEATADTPEELRVLLATLRNNLAAQRTDWIALANAVKGVTEETTTGVHRLAEMARDGQLLFPAINVNDSVTKSKFDNKYGCRHSLIDGINRGTDVLIGGKVAVVCGYGDVGKGCAESLRGQGARVIITEIDPICALQAALDGYQVARLDEVVGYADIFVTATGCLDVISAEQMSRMKHQAIVGNIGHFDNEIDMAGLARLDGIRRTEIKPQVHTWTFADGRSIIVLSEGRLLNLGNATGHPSFVMSNSFTNQVLAQIELFTRTDDYPLGVHVLPKHLDEEVARLHLDALGVGLTELTAEQAAYLGVPVQGPYKPEAYRY; from the coding sequence ATGAGTTCCAATCCGCGCACGACGCCCGACTTCGGTGTGGCCGATCTCTCCTTGGCCGAGTTCGGCCGCAAGGAGATCACCCTGGCCGAGCACGAGATGCCGGGCCTGATGGCGATGCGCGAGAGGTACGCCGCCGAGCAACCGCTGGCCGGGGCCCGGATCGCCGGGTCACTGCACATGACGGTGCAGACGGCGGTGCTGATCGAAACCCTCACCGCGCTCGGGGCGAAGGTCCGTTGGGCCTCCTGCAACATCTTCTCCACCCAGGATCACGCCGCCGCGGCAGTGGCGGTCGGCGACGGAACGGTGGACGAACCGGCCGGGGTGCCGGTCTTCGCCTGGAAGGGGGAGACGCTGGGGGAGTACTGGTGGTGCACCGAGCAGATCCTCGACTGGCCCGGCGGTGAACTGCCCACCATGATCCTCGACGACGGTGGGGATGCGACCCTGCTGGTGCACCGGGCGGTCGAGTACACCAAGGCCGGGGCGGTGCCGGAGGCCACTGCCGACACCCCGGAGGAACTGCGGGTGCTGTTGGCCACGCTGCGCAACAACCTGGCCGCGCAGCGTACCGATTGGATCGCCCTGGCGAACGCGGTGAAGGGGGTCACCGAGGAGACCACCACCGGCGTCCACCGCCTGGCCGAAATGGCCCGCGACGGTCAGTTGCTGTTCCCGGCGATCAACGTCAACGATTCGGTCACCAAGTCCAAGTTCGACAACAAGTACGGCTGTCGGCACTCCTTGATCGACGGCATCAACCGGGGCACCGACGTACTGATCGGGGGCAAGGTCGCCGTGGTCTGCGGGTACGGCGACGTGGGCAAGGGATGCGCGGAATCCCTGCGTGGGCAGGGGGCGCGGGTGATCATCACCGAGATCGATCCGATCTGCGCATTGCAGGCCGCCCTCGACGGCTACCAGGTCGCCAGGTTGGACGAGGTGGTCGGGTACGCCGACATCTTCGTCACCGCCACCGGGTGCCTGGACGTGATCAGCGCCGAGCAGATGTCGCGGATGAAACACCAGGCGATCGTCGGCAACATCGGCCACTTCGACAACGAGATCGACATGGCCGGCCTGGCCAGATTGGACGGCATCCGCCGGACCGAGATCAAACCGCAGGTGCACACCTGGACCTTCGCCGACGGCAGGTCGATCATCGTCTTGTCCGAGGGCCGGTTGCTGAACCTCGGCAATGCCACCGGCCACCCGAGCTTCGTCATGAGCAACTCCTTCACCAACCAGGTGCTGGCCCAGATCGAGTTGTTCACCCGTACCGACGACTATCCGCTCGGGGTGCACGTGCTGCCCAAACACCTCGACGAGGAGGTCGCCCGACTGCACCTCGATGCCCTCGGGGTCGGGCTGACCGAACTCACCGCCGAGCAGGCCGCCTACCTCGGGGTGCCGGTGCAGGGGCCGTACAAACCGGAGGCGTACCGCTACTGA
- a CDS encoding vitamin K epoxide reductase family protein: MATDLVDDEVIEEAPPFSYRTIGLVLAICSAIGLFCAMALSIEKVHLLQNPDQALTCDLNAAVQCTDVMRSWQSSVFGFPNPFLGLVGFGITIAVGMALLAGARFARWYWIGLQLGVTFGAVFIHWLMINTLFDIGAMCPYCMVVWAITMPMFVVVTARNAHRYASGRDGALAGVAGFFARMAVALLIIWYVAAAALVLGMLLFVL, encoded by the coding sequence ATGGCGACTGATCTGGTCGATGACGAGGTGATCGAAGAGGCGCCGCCGTTCTCCTACCGCACCATCGGTCTGGTCCTGGCGATCTGTTCGGCGATCGGCCTGTTCTGCGCGATGGCCCTGAGTATCGAGAAGGTCCATCTGCTGCAGAATCCCGATCAGGCACTGACCTGTGACCTGAACGCCGCCGTCCAGTGCACCGATGTGATGCGGTCCTGGCAGTCCAGCGTGTTCGGGTTCCCCAACCCGTTCCTGGGGCTGGTGGGATTCGGGATCACCATCGCCGTCGGCATGGCCCTGCTCGCTGGCGCCCGATTCGCCCGCTGGTACTGGATCGGGCTGCAACTGGGGGTGACCTTCGGTGCGGTCTTCATCCACTGGCTGATGATCAACACCCTGTTCGACATCGGTGCCATGTGCCCGTACTGCATGGTCGTCTGGGCGATCACGATGCCGATGTTCGTGGTGGTCACCGCGCGCAATGCCCACCGTTACGCCTCGGGGCGCGACGGTGCCCTGGCGGGCGTGGCCGGTTTCTTCGCCCGGATGGCCGTGGCGCTGTTGATCATCTGGTACGTCGCCGCCGCCGCTCTGGTGCTGGGGATGTTGCTGTTCGTGCTCTGA